Within the Plasmodium coatneyi strain Hackeri chromosome 6, complete sequence genome, the region TCTTCAGGGGTTCACCTTCCAATGGTGTATCATTTAAGCGGGGAAGGGAATACCACCATGGGGGGAAGGAGAGTTGGTCTCAGTGCAAGAGGAGAACAACCCAGTGTGAGGAGCGTAAGTGAGTTGGCTCATCACAACCAGAGGTTCCAGAAGGTGAAGGAATCCCATGGTGGGTATTTCCCCCGGGGGATGGAACATACCAAACGGGCACCTTTAATGAATACTCATTTTTTGGGGTCGTCTGAAGGGAGTATTCGTCGGGaggttcttccttcctggTGGGATCAAAGAGGAGTGGAGAATCCCTCGGGGGATGGTTCCAATGGTTACCCTCTTCCAGGTGTCCAATACAACAAGGTGGGACTTTCCCCCAAAGGGATGACGGGCGTGGTTCTGGTTCCACTCAATAGGGAGACAAGAAATGGGTTCACGAAATGGgatcaaaatgggaaggaagtaGATGCAGGGTTGGTTCACAAGTGGAGCAGCGGTCAGATGAGCAGAACATCAGAGTATAGCTATAAGGACGTTGAACCCGTGACGTATGGTAGCTGCTACCCTGATGATGCATCTGTGGAGAGTCTCCCGAGGGATTGTTTTCCCTGGGGGAGCAACGACGGGTTCCTTCATGGGAAGGGTAAGAACCACTGCGAAAGCGGTGGACAGTGGTATAACCAATCTGCTGTTAGAAGGCTATCAGGGGGGAGTCTCCAAAGGGGTGTTACGAATAGTTGGGACGAAGGAGGTTACACAGATGGGCTAGAAAGTCTGGATTCAATTCGTCCTGAAGGAGTGGTGGTGCACTCGTTGGGGAAGCCCACCGATGGGGTGACCTCTCTAGCCAATGAAGAAGCTTCCCGTGAGGAGGATGCAACCCACCTCAGCCAGTGCACCTACAACAAGAGCGACTTCACCGAGTGGGTTTCGCACAACCGGTTGTTGAAAAACATTATTTCTTCGCACAATGGGGATGGTAACGTGGAGAAAAACGGACTGTATAGTCTCCTGTTCGACGCGTACGGAAAGAACAAAGTAACGTTCCGCAGGTACGACCAGGGGGGGGACAACCCCAGCGTGGAGGAACAGATTGGGCAAGTAGTTCAGGAGATAGGAAAGGATAAAACGGAAGACAAAAACAAGGACAcagaacgaaaaggaagacgaagCAACGCAGTTGTGGAAAAGATCATCTTCCTAAAGTACCTGTTCAATCAGTACGCACACACAGAGTACCCCAACTTCATCTCTTTCAAgtgtttcaaaaaaatgtttgaaacttacaaaaatgttttctcttcggagaaaattattcttttcattttcaactGCCTGGATAGATGTAGGAGGTACTACGTTAGCGAGTCGGACTTCCTTATTGGCATGCTGGCGTGCAGTCCTCACATGGAAAACGATATAACCAAAGACACAGGGAGGTTGAGACATCAGCTGATCTTTAGGGCATACGATCTGGACAGAGATGGATATTGGAGTAGGGAAGAAGTGTTTGTCTTTTTGTACCATCTGTATGAGTTgtccaaaagggggaagcacgTGGAACTTAAggggaacaaaaagaagatgaaaaagtTCGTGGCTGCCGAACGGGACAAACTGATGAACAAGCACGAGAAGATCAGCTATGATCACTTTTACCAACTTGTGCTGGACGGGAAAGTGGAGGGTACGGAGAACCTCCTCAGATCCAACTGCGATGTGGCCACTGTCGTGAAGACGTACTTTCTCTATACCTACTCTGGGGGAAGCATCGTCATCACGTCGGTTGACGCAGGTGATGCAAATACAACTAATGCAGCCAGTGTGCCTATGGATGGGGGGAAGTGCGAGCAGGGGGAAGACAGTCTGGACCAAGTGGAGGGAACACAATTAAAAGGTGACAACACGCAGAAGTGCATATCGGCAGAGTTCAGTGCAGAGTCTACCACGGGGGACCCCAACTCGGAGGAGCACCCTCATATAAGCGCCACTTCAAATAAGGGGGAGGATGAGTCGCCCGGTTCGGAAGGGGACCCTGAGGAGCTagtgcagaaaaaaacggTGGATGTAACAAGCAGTTCGAACAGCatacaaaaggagaaatCGGAGGAGCAAGTTGCGGAGCAACAACAGGAACAGTCAGAGGAACAGCCGCAGGGTGAGGGAGAAGCAGTGGTAGGAGAGGAACCCCCCTGTGGCCACTCGAATGAGAACCCAAAGGGGAACGACCTGAATAGCGCTGGTAAGAAGGACGAGGAGGTTGTCGAGGGGGAAGagcaaaaagtggaagagtGTGTAGTACCAAAGGGTGAGGTGGAAAATAGCGAAGCAAATGCTCAGGAGAGCGTCCCCCCCGGGGAAAAACCAGACAAGGCAAACCTCACCGAGAATTTACCACATTTCGGGGGAGGTCAGGAGGAGGAACGCTCCACTCGGATCCACCCCGAACGCAGTTGGAAGAGCTGCGTGGAAAAGATAAAGGAAATAGTTAAGGCGTATAGAAAGAGGTACCTAACAGACAGGACAAGATTGTTTGGACTGAACCAGGACATAGCATTTAAGATATTTACGGCCTTTTATAAAGTGAGttacaaaaggaagagagaGAAGTACATCCGTCAGTTTGATCATCTCTGCACAGGTGCGTGTACCTACAACGACATCCTCCTCCTGTGTGACGAAGCCGTGAAGGTATTTAAGGGAGAGGATTCAATTGAAAAGGTGGACCTACCGTGTAAGGTGTTTGGAGATTTACACGGCAACATTTTCGATCTGTTAGACTTTTTTAACATGTACAATTGGCCCTTACATGGAGAGACGAATGAATGGCTGACCGTGGAGGAGGTTGCCACGACGGATGGAATGTCTATCCCGATGGGGAAACCAAATGAGACACTTCCACACATGGTTAGGCAGGATAACGATGTGAAGTATGTTTTTCTGGGAAATTATATAAACAGGGGGAAGCATTCACTGGAGGTCATTTGTCTGCTGCTCAGTCTGAAGGTCCTCTTCCCAAAACACATATACCTGCTGAGGGGTAACCATGAGGAAAGGTTATTCAATTACGTTCATGGGTTCTATGCAGATAttgagaagaaaatggagaGGAATATCAGAAAAGCAGGGTTGATTAGATACCAGGGGGAGGTAATACAAGCTCATGCGTATGAACTGTTCAACCGGATAAATGACGCGTTGGAATTCTTACCCCTGTCGGTACTGGTAGGTGGGAACATACTGTGTGTGCATGCAGGCATTGGGGACAGCCTCGATAACGTAGAAGACTTTGCAGATGTGCACAAACCGATTGTCGTTCCACAGTTTGTAGACAGAACGAGCAACGGTGCCTATGAGCGTGTtcagaaaattattattgaCACGTTGTGGTCTGATCCGATAAACTATGACGACGAACAGGACATGCTTCTTttggaaaaagtaaaaccaGGGGAAgatattattccttccagTCGAGGGAACATCACTCTGAAATTTGGACAGCAGAGattgtcttcctttttgaagaGGAATAAACTGAAGATGGTAATTCGAGGACATGAGTGTGTGCAGGAGGGATACAGGTACGGCTACAATCGGCGTTTGCTTACTCTTTTCTCAGCCACGAATTACTGCAACAGGCATGGCAACGATGCGGCCAACGCGTTCATCGTAAAGAGGGGCAAAAGCATCGTCATTTTTAACCAGATTTTGAAGTGCCCTCAGGGGGGGCAGTTAAATCATGTAGAGGAAAGGGCAACTGGACCGGTGGAATCGCCGCACGAACTGAACATGAACCGGAATGTCCACAACGATGTTGCCCCCTCGGAAGTTCCCCCCCTTGGAGTAGATCATTGCAGAAGTGGTAGTCCATTCTGCAAGATTGACCAGATTGAAGACGCCTCTACCGATCGGATGGGCAGCCAACCGAAAATCACCATGAGTAAAGTACCATACAATGTTAGGACCATCGGGGggcaggaagaagaagaagcagaatcGGAGGAACTGCCATGCAGGAAGGTGGACGAGGAAGTTACCCCTTTTGACCCAAATGAGGAGTTCAAATCGAATGGAGATGCAGTGCAGAGGAAAGACAACTTTCAGAGCAACCACATTCTGAAGGATAGCCATCCAATTGTTAAGAGAAAATTGCGGGACACGAGGAGCAATGAAGACATGAACTGGGGGGTAGCTGTGcagttggaaggaagagaaggtgCTAACCGTAAAGACGGTCGTGATGGTGACTGTGATGGTGGCCACTTCCTGAGCGATGACCATAATAACATAAGTGATGACCATTCGAATGGAGACGGGGGAGATGATCACTTTGAGGGGGGTCCACTAAGGAAGAGCGTCAGTACGAATGGGACCTTCTCCTCGGAAGAGGACCTCTACGGAGGGTGTTCACATGGGAGCAGCGGAAGGAACTACACTGTGGAGAAGCTCTCCTCCAAACAGTATCACTTCAAAGGTGAAGGTTTGGAGAAGGCACAGAATAAACAAAAGAGTAAATCCCATTTGGGGGTAGATGCCTACTGGGAAGGGGAATACCTTTAcgaggattaccaacaatgcTTGGACAACCTCTCCCACGGAGACGCTTTGAAGAATCCCCCTTTTGATGAACCCGCCAGCAGCGACGAATTCCCATGTGAAGGCGAAACGAAGCAAGACAGTCGAGTCAACACAAACGCCATCATCGagaaatttttccaaaatggaggaataGGTGATCATGGCATTGGTGTGCATATTTACAGTGACCATTTGGAGGACAAGGAAgtggaaagggggggaaatttaAATCATTCCCAGTGTGCAAAGTTGACTCCCTTGTCAAAGCGAACGAACGGTGGGAATGTGCTAACGGGAGATGGAGAAGATCAGTGggggaaaagtggaaattGTGCAAACCTGATCGATGAGCTGATGAGTAAACCGATGGACTACATGATGATGCCGCCCGACTTGGGGGTGGTCAATAGGCCAAAGTTGCGAAGGGACACCCACTCGAAGCAGTCGAAGGAGCACGGATCCGCCACCCTGCGTAGTTTGCGAAGTTTGAAGAGCGAAAACAACACGAGCGAGCCGCTCACCAAGTGAGTTTGCACAGCTGCACTGTTGTGTAGTAGCACTTTTGCGCGTTCATCCTTTGATCCATTTGTACATtggttttttctcctctttcccCCCTCGTTAGGCTACAAATGCAGTGCTTGCCGCCTGACCCCAAGCCGCAGACAAAAATTTCCcttcaaaaaattatagaCAAATTGGAGGACGATGTGTAGCTGCCCGTGGGGATTCCTGATTTGCGATTGTGCCGCTCGGTGGAGTCTGCACATGCGCGTGTGCGTGCCTTCGTCCATGTTTCCTTCTGGAGGGGTGCCCTTGCAAGTTTGTTCCCTCCCCGCTGCACTAGAACGGCACCCCCGTGCGCGGTAAGGAAAAGCGCACATAATCGTTGcgatgctttttttttgtttttcttcctaccGAACGCATCGTGGTAAGCAAGCTTTCCAAACGTGGCCACAAGAATTGGCAACTCCGCAGCggcgaagaaaaagaaaatgatcAAATAAAAGGTTCACTGCACAGTCAGgcagaacgaaaaaaatgtccaaattGTTATTGctcagctagccaaatgggaaaaaaaaaaaatacacaggTTGGCTAgctaaatgaaaaaaaaaaaaaaaaaaaatacgcaacttggctagccaaatgagggaatagaaaaaaaaatacacaactGAGTCAGGTAAAACGGCAGTTTAGGGTCATCTGGCAGGGGCCAACCTGAAACAGCggaagaaatgaacaaaccCCGTTACACACCGGACGCACCACCAATACAGTTGTTGTAAAAAGTGGTGGTGAGGTAGAGAGCCCAGTTAAGCGGTATGCACTCATTGGGCTGCACATTTTCCTTGAGGAGGATGTCCCTATTTTGGGCATTTTCGAAGGGgcgcaaaatttttaataaactaTTAAAGTAAACTTTATCGCAGTTTTCAATTTTGATGAGGTTTACTGCGTCGAATAAATCGTCCAGGGTAATGAAGGTGTCCCCAAGGAATGTCTTATGGTTTATTAACTGGGTTGGGGTGAATTTCACTGAGAAATCGCTTTCGCTTAGCTCGTTGGATTTGCTATCCATCTTCTCTTGGAATGGAGTCCTATTGGGTGAGTCCCCTCCAACATCGctatccttttttgtttcttttatttctggtTCGTGGTTAAGCAGAACGGCTAGCTCGTCCGTAATATAATCGACTACGTTTTTTGGCCTCGTTATTAAAACTTTGTACAAAAGGAGTGTTAACAGGGTGGATGTGTCATTGCGTTGGATATACGCGTTTATGTCTTCCTGGTGTATATTGCTACGGTAGTCATTTGAAACGGTGTCTTCGAGTGGGCCTCGTCCGTTTATTGCTTCTGTGGAGGGATGTTCTCCGACATTATCGCTAAGTAGGGTGATGAACTCTCGAcctgttcctttttcgaCACCGTTTTTCACTTGTGTGTCTTTCTCCTGGGATGCTTCTCCCCCTATGTGTGTGTCGTACCTGTTTATCCCCTCATCGAACCCTTTCAGCTTCTTGCCtattttcaccattttggttTAGGCTCTATTTGTCCGTCTGGGTGGGCCAAACTATGAGGTAGTGGGACTTTAAGCGCTTTGACTTTGAGTGTTCACGCCAGCTAGGCGGGTCTACCTTTTGGCTGGCATGAAGAGCgtagtgtgtgtatatagtTCCCACCCACGGGTATGGAATCTCCCCAATTTGGGTATTTTGTTTTAccgctttccctttttgtgaaggtGAGGAGGTGACCACTCCTTCATCTCCCTAATGGGGGGAATAAAACCTCCTATGTGAGTGCATCGGGAATATATATGACCATGTGCAGGTGAaacttttcgaaaaaaaaaaaaaaaaatcgcggCGTATGAAGCATCCCCACTTGGCGTATCCATTTCGCGCGTGCAATTGGCGAGGAGATCCATGCTTCCCTCTACAGTTTGATCAAATGCCTCTTTATATTCTCCATGTTTATATCATCGTAATGTAGAGAGTGCTCATATAGAAAGTGCTCCCCCTGTTGGACACGAATAAGTTTAACTAACGTGGCATGTGTGTTCATTGCGTGTGCAAAGTCGCGCACGAGGCTTCGTATGTATGTGCCGCCAGAGCATTTTATGTCTAagtcaaaaaaggggaggtcCACTTGGTTTAAGTATTTTAACTTCTGTATGTGTACTTTACTTGGTTTAATTTGaacagaaattttttttcgagcgTATTCGTAGAGCCTCATTCCATCGACCCGCTTGGCTGAGTAGATTGGCGGAGTTTGGTACACATGTCCAATGAATTTACTCAGAGTGAGTGTAATATTCTTTTGTGATATGAGTGAATCATGGGTGTTGACCCCTATTGGGGGTGTCCCTTTCATCATTTCGTTGCTTATCTTTACTACTTTGCCTTCCCTGTCGAGAGTGTCTGTCTCCAACCCGAAGAGGCCTAAGGCCAAATACTTTTTGTAGCACTTTAAAAAATCACTGAGCTTTTTGGTTCCCTTTTGTATACCGATAACTAGGACCCCCTCAGCGAAGGGATCTAACGTCCCTCCATGTCCCACTTTGAAATTTAACTTCTTTTTGCAGATTTGCTTGAAATGATCCCTAAGGACATGTTTCACCCTCTCGCAGACCTTCATGGAGTACATATTTACAGGCTTGTAAATATTTAGGAGACCCCCGTATAGGATATCATCGAGGGtggcttcttcttttttttttttttttccttccgtttgTTCGTTTTGCCTTGGGGGGGATAGGTCCATTATTTTGCTCGGCCGTTTCAGCAAACGGTCTTCATACTGGGTTATGTAAAAGTCGATGGATTGTGGTTGGTCCTCCTGGGGGTTTGCCGAGTCGAGTGGTTTGGTTTCTCCTTTGTTTTCGTCCCTTTCGCATGGGTCAATTTTGCCAGTGTGGTTTGTCCTCTTGGGGGGTCCTCCCAGAGCGTCCTTCATCTCACCCGCATCATTACAACGTACCCTTCTAAATACAATGCGCAGTTTTCCAAGCTTGTTCAGCCCTCCAGATAGGTAAAACAGTTTAGTTCTGTTACCTCTATTATGGGGGTGGCCAAATGATTGGATGGGTGGCGGTGGTTCCTCCTGGTGTATCCGTCGGATGGGACCAGCCCTCCGGTTCCTGACGGGTCGACTACCCTTCCTTTGGATGGCCTTCGCAAGGGATAGCTTCTGTAAAGCGTTTTTCTTCCCAGTTGGGCGCACAAACAGGGGCAGCAGTGCGCAGAGCAGACACAGGCGTAGAGCGAGGGGTGCACGAGGCATTTTGCGAAAGATAGGAAGTTGTGTGAAGGGCCCTTTTGTTATGTTTCTACGTGGCGTCTGTTTTGCTGCCTAGCAAGCCTCACCTGGGTAGTCACTCCATTGCGGCTTTTCACACTTCTAACCGTGTGTTGGTCCCCCCTTCGCGCAGCAtagtgggagaaaaaaatcccaAAGAGGGGGGAGGTGGATCACCTCGGAGTAAAGAAGCATAACTCAGCAGAGCGGCtggaagaaacatttttttatcttttcattGCCGATGTGTGGATGAGATGAATGGGGTCCGCTCGATTGGCACTTTCCCCCAAACGGTTGGAAAGGagccatatatatatatatatatatcgcaATGAAGGCGTAGTAACTGGTGTCCCGTGGAATGGCCCAGCGAATGACGCCCCTCTTACCCCGTTTGGCAGTGCGGAACGAAATAAATCGCAGCAGTGAAACGGGTcaggatgaggaggaaggcCCGTTGGGGGAATCCTTCCCAACAGTTTAACGTCCGATGTGAAGTTGCCATtgttgataaaaaaaaaaaaaaaaaaatgtaacaacgCAGGGAAGGGAGCCTTCCCATTATACGCCCAATTTATTTGTAAAGGCGAAGCGGTTTAAAGTGTGCAGTCCATTCAATGGATGCCACGCGGCGATGCACAGGTTTACCTCAAGATAAGAGGTTACCTACAATCCTTCATCATCACGAGGAGTGGTAACAGGGAAACGCCTGAGCGTACTCCCCCCTAAAGAGACATATTTTTACTCTCCAGCTGCATGCGTTTCAGCTTGGCCTCGTGGAGCATGCGTTCCTTCTGAATCAGATGGGAGGACTCCTCCAGGAGGTTAAGAATCTGATGAATCTGCGACGACCAGTTGTTGAGCAGCACTTCGGGGTTTTTCTTCTGACCGAATTTGATAATTCCGTGCAGTCTGTCTATCTTAGCATTCAGTATTTTGTTGGAGACCAGTTCAGAGAGAAAGCTTTCGGAGTCTTCGACAGATGCATTCAACAGCTGGGACAATCGAAGGAGAGAGATCTGGCAGTAGCAGTTTGATATGACGTGGATGTTGTGGTGCATGACCTTCTTCTTAAAGAGATTCCATCTGTTCTCACCACCAACAAATTTCGAATCgttgaaaatgtaaaattcgAGAAGTTCCTCCTGGTAGGGAAGGGGCCACTGGATCAAATCCATGTTTATAAAATCCTCGACGATGTTTTGAAAAACGGgtatttcttttaatttttttttttccgtttttagTAGGTTGGGTAATTTCGTTTGTTGGTCTTCAAATGGGGAGAGAGCTAAAAAGATGATGTAGCATTTTAGTTCTTCCACCCATAAGGTTGGATCTGCCAGAACGGGTTCTGTGTTGAATCGCTCCTCATAACATTTGGCTACTTCTGCGTATGCCTCCTCATTAATATGATATTCTatcatatacataaaatacTTTAACTTTAGGTCTGCAAATTCAGGAGCTTTTAGCAAAGCGGGGTTTATCTTTCGACTGATTACATGGCACCGAATAAAGTCCTTCCTTAGCAAGACTAACCTCATCTGTTCCAGGATGTATTCTGTCTTGTCTCTTTTATCCATCGATATGAATGTCTCCACTTGTACTTCCTGCAGGATGTTGGCTGCTTCTTCTATGTTTCCATCgtcctcttttattttggACAGTACTCTCACAATTTCTGACCGTTCCACTTCGACGAAGATTTTTCCCTCACTGATTGCACACAGGGTGTTGATCAGGTTAAGTTTGTCTGTTTTGCTCTCCACGTCGGGGATCCACAACTTACACAGATTTATCATATCGATGATTGTTCTTTTGAGTTGTCCtctctttttattaaaaaagacTAAATACTCGTTGATCTTTTTGTAGTCCCCCGCTAGTTTATACTTGTTCAGAATAAATTGTACAATTTTGCTGGTTGAGCTTCCGTCGTAGGCTTGtctgcactttttttccatggcGATGAGCTTTTCCATGGCCAGCTCTCCATCGCCCACCTGCGAAATGGGGGAAGTAGGCAAGGGGTATTGCAGCCGTAACAGGGTAACGTGGTAACACTGTCGTTAATGCGATAACGCGGTAACGTGATGACGGATGCGTTGTATGGCCTCCGTTTTATGTAGCTTCCCTACCTTGAAGAGGTTCTCCGCCTCGGCCAGCAATTCCTCCGTCTCTGCGCTGAAGTCCTGTGCAATCCTGGGGTCCGTCAAGAGGCTGTCATGGCAGCCGATGATTTTCGCTGCGCTGTCTTCCATCGGGCTTATCTTGGATTATTCCCCCGGTTGATTAGGCTGGACGGGTGGGCAACAAAGGAGTTAAGTGTGAATACCCTGAATAAGTggcgttaaaaaaatgatcataATTGTTGCGTGTGTGCAAAATCTGGGGGTGCTGCTCACCGTTAGCTGTGCTAGAATATCTGCTTGCTCATGCGGGGGTTAATCCTAAGTTCAACCCTTACCTGGCACAGTCACGCGTTAACGCAGTGGTGAACAGAATGGCACggcaaaaaaatgcgcatttaaaggaggaagggtgaAACGGGCAAAACGGGCAAAAGTGGGGAGGGGCAAGATCgctctccctttttattctttcgcTGCCCTTTTAGTGACTCCTTAAAGGGAACATGGGATGGGTCAGTATTACCAGAATTGCTCGATAGGGCGATCACATATCATCGGCTTTGGCTCTGCGTCGCCACTTGGTCATCTGATTGTTCGGGTGTACGTTGCGAATTTACCGCATGTGGTTAGCTaattcgaatttttttttttttttttttttgaagataCTTTacggaaaattaaaaatattttatcgCCTCCCTGGGGTGGAGTGCACATGCGTCGGGTGGGGAAGAGCAGAAGGCCAGTAGAGCACACCGCCAGGTGAGACTCTGGTGGGTCGTTGCAAGCATGGCGCAGGGGGAGAGGGACTGCCTAATGTTGTGCGTCAATTTGTGAAGACTGGGGTGGAGCGCCCTTCCTTTGGGCACCTCACTGTGCTcttatttgtattttttttttttttttttttttttttttccctcttcagAGAGCGACGTTGAAGGGGGGGTGACGAACAACATGGATGATAGATAAGTTGGTCAGGCGGTAAAGCGGTGAGGTGTCGAAGGGGAACCCACCTCTCATGTGTGGGTCTCACCCTCGTCACCGCGTTGCCACGTTGCCATGTTGCCGCGTTAATGCTGGCCGCTTTGCCGCTTTAACCCCCTGATGTGGCCCCTGCGCAGAGTGGACCCCTGGAGGGGTAGCCGAAGAACGTTCAGCAACAACACAGGGGAGTATTCGTCCAGCATCAGCCGAATCTTTAACAAGCTGAATGGGAGGTTGAATGAGAAGCTAAATGGGAAGTTAAATGGAAGGGGGGCCAACAGAGGGGGAGACAACCCCCCCGAGGGGAAGCAGTGGGGACATACTGATAGGTTACTTGCGGCGGATCCTATTGTGAAACAATTCGAAGGAGCAGTAAATAAAATGGAGCTGAGTAGAATGCTCGGACGGGACCTGTCCTACTGCATGAATATTTTATCCAAGATAGAGTATTTTAGAGGACACCCTTTTTGGGTCAGGGCATGTAATCGGTTGGTGAAGGGACACATGCTACACAGGATAAACGAAGGAAGTTACTTTATAATGGCCAATTCGCTGAGTAAAGTGGATCTTCTTTTTGGTGGTGTAGTCCAGGAGGGAAAGAAGCAGACGTCGGAAGGAGTTACAGGAGAGAGGGTTGAATCTCCTTTTAAGTTCATCTGCTTCGATGGCGATGTCACAgtggagaaggggaagacaaCATGTCGAAAGAGTTACCACCAAGTGTATGACGAAATAGCGTTTAGATTTCTCCTCCAGTTGGAGTCCATGGATGTGGATTGCATAAGTTGTGTTCTAAACATGTTCGCTAAGCTGAACGTGAGGGAGTATAATCTGTTGGGTTACTACTTAGCTGATTATGTCGTGTTGGAAGAGTTGAAGTTAGTTCAGGGGGGGGAAAGTATCCCTATGTGGGACACTCAATCCCATTCAAGTGGGAAGAGATCCACCAGAATGAGTAAAGTTAGAAGCTCTTCGAATGGTAGTGATAGGACAACTTTACTGCATGTAGACCGGTGCAGCGTCTCCAAGGTGGTAATCATTTTGCACTCATTGGCAAAGTTGGGGGTGGTACACGTGGagtttctttccctttgttGTTTTGTTCTGAGGGAACATCTTATGGCGTTGAATAGCTTAGACATCTGCAACGTCATGTATTCATTTTCAAAGATGATCCCTCTGTCGAgtgggaggaagaagcacgATCGGGTTAGTCTTCTTAGAAGAGTTAGAAGCAAAGCTTTCCAGTCCTATGTCGACACTGTAGTGAAGTGCACCGAGGTGTATACACCCCGTTATGGAAACGCAACAAATTTGCACAATACGTATGATTCACTTTTACGGAATAATGTGGAGGGACAACTGAATCAGTTACACAGGGAGATCGAAGGGGAGGTAGTTAAGTTGTCCATGCAGATTGGCTCATTGATGCAGAGGGAACATGTCCTGGGTAATTTTACAGCTCTGCAAATTTCCTCTCTAGCGCTTTCCATGGCAAAGTTGAATCTGAATTTTTACGGCTCTTTTTACGCCATGAATAGGGTGGTCCACCACCTGTGGAAGGACTTTTCCCTGCACAGCATTGCGGATTTCCTGTTCGGAGTGAACGAGAAGAACATCTCGGATGAGCAGGTCACTCTGCTGTTGTGTTACCAGTTTGTGCGTCTCGTTTATGCCAAGTATTGTTCCTCcttaatgaagaaaagggacTCTTTTTCGGAAAATCACCTGAACATGGTCAGGCAAAATAGGGAACATATTTACTTCTTTGAGAAGACGCAAAAGAGGGTGCATTTTTTAGACGCAAAGGATTGCTCCTTTGTAGTTCGCATTTTCCAATCTTTGGCCAAGTCGGAGGTGCTGGTTGGGGGGGGTACGGTTTCCTTGACTGGCCCTCTGGGGGTGTGCTTTCCCTACGATGTATACGCGTTG harbors:
- a CDS encoding 26s proteasome subunit p55; translated protein: MEDSAAKIIGCHDSLLTDPRIAQDFSAETEELLAEAENLFKVGDGELAMEKLIAMEKKCRQAYDGSSTSKIVQFILNKYKLAGDYKKINEYLVFFNKKRGQLKRTIIDMINLCKLWIPDVESKTDKLNLINTLCAISEGKIFVEVERSEIVRVLSKIKEDDGNIEEAANILQEVQVETFISMDKRDKTEYILEQMRLVLLRKDFIRCHVISRKINPALLKAPEFADLKLKYFMYMIEYHINEEAYAEVAKCYEERFNTEPVLADPTLWVEELKCYIIFLALSPFEDQQTKLPNLLKTEKKKLKEIPVFQNIVEDFINMDLIQWPLPYQEELLEFYIFNDSKFVGGENRWNLFKKKVMHHNIHVISNCYCQISLLRLSQLLNASVEDSESFLSELVSNKILNAKIDRLHGIIKFGQKKNPEVLLNNWSSQIHQILNLLEESSHLIQKERMLHEAKLKRMQLESKNMSL